A stretch of the bacterium genome encodes the following:
- a CDS encoding tyrosine-type recombinase/integrase yields MAVCVEWERAAKIGRAGRLSENQARQVVADIFMRANATTLPTSTTKEFLATWLSRKNLELAESSFVEYKRIAALFLKYLGKKAERPIDTINAADIIGWRADLAGRVAGGTVNKGLKILRGAWRQAQKEQLLRENVFPAVDFVKETRLHRRAFTIGELHNILDVCDAEWRGMVLFGLYTGQRLGDLAGLTWDNIDAVSGELRIITGKTDRPMALPLAQPLAAYIATLPAGDHPGTPLFPCISATMKASGSGTLSRQFYEILATAGLAKAKSHKVAKGKGKGRDTRRTTGGLSFHCLRHTATSLLKNAGVSDAVAMEIIGHDTEAISRVYTHIEKGALRKAMNAMPDITAGSSHSTTS; encoded by the coding sequence ATGGCTGTATGCGTCGAATGGGAGCGAGCGGCCAAAATAGGACGTGCAGGCAGGCTATCGGAGAACCAGGCCCGGCAGGTGGTCGCCGACATCTTCATGCGAGCGAATGCCACCACCCTTCCCACTTCTACAACCAAGGAGTTTTTAGCAACTTGGCTATCACGAAAAAACCTTGAACTGGCAGAGTCATCTTTTGTGGAATACAAACGGATCGCCGCCCTATTTCTTAAATACCTCGGGAAGAAGGCAGAGCGGCCGATTGATACGATAAACGCGGCAGACATTATCGGCTGGCGGGCCGACCTTGCCGGGCGTGTAGCCGGAGGAACTGTCAACAAGGGGCTGAAGATCCTGCGTGGTGCCTGGCGACAAGCCCAAAAGGAGCAACTACTCCGGGAAAACGTCTTCCCCGCTGTGGACTTCGTGAAGGAAACCAGACTACACCGCCGGGCTTTCACCATAGGCGAACTCCATAACATTCTTGACGTATGCGATGCTGAATGGCGCGGCATGGTCCTTTTCGGGCTCTACACCGGTCAGCGTCTTGGCGACCTCGCCGGGCTGACATGGGACAATATTGATGCCGTATCGGGTGAACTGCGAATCATTACCGGCAAGACGGATCGGCCTATGGCCCTACCGCTGGCGCAACCCCTTGCCGCCTATATCGCCACCCTACCCGCTGGGGATCACCCCGGCACTCCCCTATTCCCCTGCATCTCCGCCACCATGAAGGCCAGTGGATCAGGAACACTATCACGGCAATTTTACGAAATATTGGCAACCGCTGGTTTAGCAAAAGCCAAATCTCACAAGGTAGCAAAAGGCAAAGGTAAAGGCCGGGATACCCGGCGAACCACCGGCGGGCTTTCATTCCATTGCCTGCGACATACGGCCACCAGCTTATTGAAGAATGCCGGGGTCTCAGACGCCGTTGCCATGGAGATCATCGGCCATGACACCGAAGCCATAAGCCGGGTCTACACGCATATCGAGAAGGGCGCACTACGCAAAGCCATGAACGCCATGCCGGATATAACAGCGGGATCGTCACATTCAACGACATCCTGA
- a CDS encoding helix-turn-helix domain-containing protein, producing the protein MSFKAMDAVFAKSQTKGPERAIMMVLAHHANESGFCWPSISRIAGYAGLHDRTVKKCLHRIAKSGEIAIEYRSAEVKTRGGRQTSNGYRIMLLGGGRGSLPLTPKVVADTPQGSDSSSPKVVADSPQGGGRRSPESLMNHNPESPMNHYTGGQRHEYRMPLLPSQERSSPSPESLEPY; encoded by the coding sequence ATGAGCTTCAAGGCCATGGACGCTGTATTCGCTAAATCGCAAACTAAAGGACCAGAGCGGGCCATCATGATGGTATTGGCACACCACGCTAATGAGAGTGGATTCTGTTGGCCATCGATTTCGCGTATTGCGGGTTATGCCGGACTCCATGACCGCACGGTTAAAAAGTGCCTTCACCGTATTGCCAAGAGCGGAGAAATCGCCATCGAATACCGGTCGGCTGAAGTCAAGACACGCGGAGGCCGTCAAACGTCCAACGGGTATCGGATTATGTTGTTAGGTGGTGGCCGTGGTTCACTACCTTTGACACCCAAGGTAGTGGCCGACACTCCCCAAGGTAGTGACTCAAGTTCACCCAAGGTGGTGGCCGACAGTCCTCAAGGTGGTGGCCGACGTTCACCCGAATCATTAATGAACCATAATCCTGAATCACCAATGAACCACTATACAGGAGGTCAACGCCATGAATACCGTATGCCGTTATTACCGTCACAAGAACGATCATCTCCAAGCCCTGAAAGCCTCGAACCATATTAA